A region of the Burkholderia pyrrocinia genome:
AGCCGAGCCGCGGCACGGCCGCGAGCAGCGCACGCGTGTAGCGATGCGCGGGCGCCGCGAAGATGTGGTCCGACTCGCCCTCCTCGACCTTCTCGCCGCGATACATCACGAGCACGCGGTCGGCCACTTCGGCCACCACGCCCATGTCGTGCGTGATGAAGATCACGCCCATGTTCATCTCGTCCTGCAGCCCGCGAACCAGTTGCAAGATCTGCGCCTGGATCGTCACGTCGAGCGCGGTCGTCGGCTCGTCGGCGATCAGCAGCGCGGGCCGGCACGACAGCGCCATCGCGATCATCACGCGCTGCCGCATCCCGCCCGACAACTGGTGCGGATAGCGCGCGAACACGCGGCGCGCTTCCGGGATGCGCACGAGATCGAGCAGCCGCAGCGCTTCCGCACGCGCTTCCGACGCGCTCTTCGACTGGTGCAGCGCGATCGCCTCGCTGATCTGGTCGCCGACCGTGAACACCGGGTTCAGCGAAGTCATCGGCTCCTGGAAGATCATCGCGATGTCCGAGCCGCGGATGCCGCGCATCGTCGCGGCGCTCGCCTGCGCCAGATCGACGAGCGCACCGCCGCGGCGCCGGAACGCGATCCGGCCGCCCGTGATCGCGCCGCCGCCATGCTCGACGAGCCGCATCAGCGCGAGCGACGTGACCGACTTGCCGGAGCCCGATTCGCCGACGATCGCGAGCGTCTCGCCGCGATCGACGTGAAACGACACGTTGCGCACCGCGTCGAACGTCTCGCCTTCGCGGCGGAACGTGACCGACAGGTCGTCGACGGCGACGACACGCTGCTCGGGCAGCGCCAGATCGGACGGGTTACGGCTCGAAGTCATGCGGGTCTCCTCGTGCGATCCGGAATCAGGCTGCGTCGTCGCGATAGATGCCGACGACAGGCGCTTCGCCGACACGCGCGTAGCCGCGGTACATCCCTTCGGTGTTGAACGGCATCGCGACGTTGCCATGCGCGTCGACCGCGACGATCCCGCCGCGGCCCGCCAGGCGCGACAGCTTGTTCATCACGACATCGTGCGCGGCATCGGCCAGCGACGCACCGCGATACGCGATCTGCGCGGCGACGTCATGCGCGGTCGCGAGCCGGATGAACATCTCGCCGGTGCCCGTCGACGATACCGCGCAGGTCGCGTCGTCCGCGTAACAGCCGGCGCCGATGATCGGCGAATCACCGACCCGCCCCGGCTGCTTGTTCGTGATGCCGCCCGTCGACGTCGCCGCCGCGATGTGGCCGTGCAGGTCGCACGCGACCGCGCCGACCGTGCCGTGCTTGCGGTCCGGATCGAGCGGTTCGGCCGGCTGCGGCTGCGGCTGCGGCTGCGATGTGCCGAACGCGAACGTCGCCGCATCGTGGTCGAGCATCGCGCCGGCCGCCGTGCGCGCCTTGAGCCACTGCGCATGACGCGCTTCGGTGGCGAAGTAGCCGGGTTCCGCGAGTTCGAGCCCCTGCGCGGCCGCGAACGCATCGGCGCCTGCACCGGCGAACAGCACGTGTTCGCTCGACTCCATCACGCGCCGCGCGGCAAGAACCGGATTGCGCACACGCGTCGCGCAGCAGATCGCGCCGGCGTCGAGCGTCGCGCCATCCATGATCGCCGCGTCGAGTTCGTGCTTGCCTTCGGCCGTGTACACGGCGCCGCGTCCGGCGTTGAACAGCGGACAGTCCTCGAGCATCCGCACCGCGACGGTGACGGCGTCGAGCGCGCTGCCGCCGTCGGCCAGCACCTGCTGCGCGGCCTGCAGGATCGCGGTCAGTTCGGCACGGTACCGACGTTCGGTGTCGGTATCCATCGCATCGCGCAGGATCGTGCCTGCGCCGCCGTGAATCGCGACGATCGCGGGAGAAGTCATGATTTTTTCGGACGGGTGGAAGAAGGGTTGGCGGCCGACAGCGCCGCTTGCGGCTGCACGAGCCACGGCAGCAGGAATTCGGTCATCTCGGCGGCAGATTTCGCGGACCGGTGCGTGCGCAGCGCAACCGCATCGATCAGCGCCTCGATCATCGTGAGCACGGCCGCTTCCGACGTGGCCGCGAAGCGCCGTTCGGCCTTGACGTACAGGTTCAGCGACGCGATCGGCGCAAGCGGCGATTCCGGGCCGTCGGAGATGCCGAGCACGCGCGCGCCGCGCGCCGCCGCGCGGCGGGCCAGCTCGATCGTGTCCTTCACGTAGCGCGGAAACGCGAGCGCGATCACGAGATCGCGCGAGTCGGCCGTATACAGGCGCCGCGCCGCGTGCGACGGGCCGCCGAGCAGCGCGAGCGACTGCACGCTGTCGTGACACACCGACAGCCCGTGCTCCATCAGCCCGGCGAGAAACGCGCTCGACCCCGCACCGAGGATCAGCACGCGTCGCGCGCCGACGATCGCCTCGACCGCAGCCTCGACATCGGCCGCGTCCAGTTGCGCGCGCGTGTTCTCGATGTTTGCGGCGGCCTGATCGAACACCGCGTCGATCCATGCGGCACCGCGTACGCCGGGCTCCTGCTCCTGCGCCGAGCGCAGCCGTTCGACCGGCCCGAGCGTCGCCTCGAAGCCGCGCACGAGCGCCGCGCGCATCGCCGGATAGCCGTCGAAGCCGAGCGCCTTCGCGAAGCGGTTCGCGGTCGCGATCGACGCATTCACGGCCTGCGCGAGCTCGTCGATCCGCATCGTCGCTGCGCGAAACGGATTCGCGAGCACGAATTCGCCCATGCGCCGGTGGATCGGCGTCATCAACGGCATCGCCGACGCGATCCGCTCGGCGATCGCGGCTTCGTCGTGACTGGCGTTGTGCGGAACGAGAGGCGTCATGCGAATGGTTGTTGCAAGGTAGATGAAAATCAATTTACACAATCCGCAGCCGAGAAAAAAATAAATTTTCACCGGGGTTGTCACGGCTCATCCGTCGCCCGCCGATCGCCCGGCCATCGCACAGCCCCGCCGCGCGGGCATCCGGCACGCGACCGCCGTGCGTCTCCGCGCGCGCCGCTTCCCCCGTCCTCGGGAAAACCCCGATCACGTTCGTTCGAATGCAAATTCCCGTTGACCGGATTCGTATTCGAACATAGGATGTTCGAAAATGATCAGTCGTCAGATAACATCCGCATCTAATGACGAAGAAATGTTCGCTCGAACAGCGGAATTTCGATATAAACCGGGAAAATCGGCTCCCATCAAGATCAGACATCGTATGAATAAGACGAAAAAGCCTTCCTGACCGGACGGCTTGCATGGATCAGGCAGGTGCCGCATGCCCGCCCTGCCCAACAGGAGACAGCAGTGAAAACAGTCAAGGCGTTGCGCTGGTGGATCATCGTGCTCGTATGTCTCGGCACGATCCTCAACTACCTCGCACGGAACTCCCTCGCGGTGCTCGCCCCCGAGCTGAAGCAGGTATTCGCGATCTCGACGCAGCAGTATTCGTACATCGTCGGCGCGTTCCAGATCGGCTACACGATCATGCAGCCCGTGTGCGGCTTCATCGTCGACCTGATCGGGCTGCGGCTCGGGTTCGCGCTGTTCGCGATGCTGTGGTCGGTGGTCGGCGTCGCGCACGGCTTCGCGTCGGGCTGGCTGTCGCTCGGCATCCTGCGCGGCTTTCTCGGGCTGTTCGAGGCCGCCGCGATTCCGTCGGGGATGAAGGCCGTCGCCGAATGGTTTCCCGATCGCGAGAAATCCGTCGCGGTCGGCTACTTCAACGCGGGCACGTCGCTCGGCGCCGCAATTGCGCCGCCGCTCGTCGTGTTCATCTCGATGCGGTTCGGCTGGCAGTCGGCGTTCATGGTCACCGGCGCGCTCGGCTTCGTGTGGGCCGCGCTGTGGTACACGCAATACCGGTCGCCGGCCGATCATCCGCGCATCACGCCGCAGGAGCGTGCGCTGATCCGCGACGGCCAGGCCACGATGCCGCCCGTATCGAAGCGCCGCATCCGCGACGTCGTCACCGCGCGGCGCTTCTGGGCCATCGCGCTACCGCGCTTCTTCGCCGAACCCGCGTGGCAGACCTTCAGCTTCTGGATTCCGCTGTACCTCGCGACCGAGCGCCACATGCCGCTCGCGCAGATCGCGATCTTCGCGTGGATGCCGTTTCTCGCGGCCGACGCCGGCGGCATCGCGGGCGGCTATCTGTCGCCGTATCTCGCCAACCGCTTCAAACTGCCGCTCGTGTGGTCGCGCGTCGCCGGCGTCGCGCTCGGCGCGGTGCTGATGCTCGGGCCCGCGATGATCGGCCTCGTGTCGTCGCCGTACACGGCCATCGCGCTGTTCTGCGTCGGCGGCTTCGCGCACCAGATGATCTCCGCGCTCGTCAACACGCTGTCGGCCGACGTGTTCGATTCCGAGGAAGTCGGCACCGCGAGCGGCTTCGCCGGGATGGCCGCGTGGATCGGCGGGCTCGGTTTCTCGCTGCTGGTCGGCGCGCTCGCCGACAAGATCGGCTATGCGCCGCTGTTCGCGTGCCTCGGCCTGTTCGACATCATCGGCGTCACGCTGCTCGCGGTGCTGATCCGCGGGCAGTCGAAGCAGGAACGCCTGCTCGCACGACACGCCTGACATTCGCTTTCACCAGGAATCGCATTCATGACCTCGCTTCTTCATCCGCCCGTGTTCCGCGTCGCCGGCCGGCACGCGAACCGCCTGCTGCTCGCGTCCGACTCGGGCGCGACGCTCGAGATCTTCGTGCTCGAGGACGACATCGTGCGTGTGCGCGTGCTGCCCGATGCGACGGCACGCAACCCGCGCACGTGGTCGATCGCGCCGGGCCTCGACGACGTGCCGCTCGACGGGCGCGACCGCCTCGACCTGGACGGTTTCGCACTGCCTTCCTATGGCGTCGTCGAAGACGACGACGGCCTGTGCATCGAAACCGCGCAGATCCGGCTCGCGGTGCGCTGGCAAGGCGGCCATTGCACATGGTCGATGCGCGGCGCGGACGGCGCATGGCGCGTCGCACTCGCCGACCGCGCGACGCAGGCGTACAACTTCGGCTGGTGGGACGATCGCGCGTATCACTACGTCGCCCGCGAGCGCGGCGACAAGGTGTTCGGCCTCGGCGAACGCGCGGGCGACCTCGACCGCACGGGCGCGCGCTTCGAGATGCGCAACATCGACGCGATGGGCTACAGCGCGAAGCACACCGACCCGCTCTACAAGCACATCCCGTTCTACATCACGTGGTCGCCCGCTGCGTGCCAGGGATTCGGCCTCTTCTACGACACGCTGTCGGATTGCTCGTTCGACATGGGCCGCGAGCTCGACAACTATCACGGCCCGTACCGCTATTTCGTCGCCGAGCACGGCGATCTCGACTATTACTTCATCGCATCGCCCGATACGCCGCTCGCGGCCGCGCGGCGCTTTACGTGGCTCACCGGGCGCCCCGCGCGCACGCCGAAATGGGGCCTCGGTTATTCGGGCTCGACGATGAGCTACACCGATGCGCCGGACGCGCAGCAGCAGATGAACCAGTTCGTCGAGCAGTGCGACACGCATGACATCCTGTGCGATTCGTTCCACCTGTCGTCGGGCTATACGTCGATCGGCGCGAAGCGCTACGTATTCAACTGGAACCGCGACAAGTTTCCCGACGCGAAGGGTTTCGTGAAGCACTACCGCGACCACGGCATCCGCCTGTGCGCGAACATCAAGCCGTGCCTGCTGCGCGACCATCCCGCATTCGACGAGGCCGCCAAACGCGGGCTGCTGATCCGCTCGGCGTCCGGCGAGCCCGCGTGGGTGCAGTTCTGGGACGAGGTCGGCGCGTATCTCGACTTCACGCAGCCCGACGCATACCGCTGGTGGCGCGAGCAGGTCACGTCGGCGCTGCTCGAATACGGGATCGAATCGACCTGGAACGACAACAACGAATACGAGATCTGGTCGCCCGACGCGATCGCGCACGGGTTCGGCCAGCCGTTCCCCGCGCACGAGGCGAAGGTGCTGCAGACGATGCTGATGATGCGTGCATCGCGCGACGCTCAGCGCGCGCATGCACCGGCGCAACGGCCGTTCCTGGTGTCGCGCTCCGGCGGCGCCGGCATGCAGCGCTACGTGCAGACCTGGTCCGGCGACAACACCACGTCGTGGGAAACGCTGCGCTACAACCTCAAGATGGGCCTCGGGCTCGCGCTGTCGGGCGTGTCGAACATCGGTCACGACATCGGCGGCTTCTCCGGGCCCGCGCCGTCGCCCGAACTCCTGCTGCGCTGGGTGCAGTTCGGCATCTTCATGCCGCGCTTCAGCATCCATTCGTGGAACGACGACGGCACCGTCAACGAACCGTGGATGTATCCGGAGATCGCCGCGCAGGTCGCGTCGCTGATCAAGCAGCGCTACCGGCTGCTGCCTTACCTCTATCACCTGCTGTGGCTGTCGACGACACGCTACGAGCCCGTGCTGCGGCCGACCTTCGCCGATTTCCCCGGCGACGCGCGCTGCTACGACGAGTGCGACGACATGATGCTCGGCGACGCGCTGCTGGTCGCGCCGGTCGTCGATCCCGGCCGCACGGAGCGCACGGTCTACCTGCCGTCGGGCGCGCGCTGGATGTGCTGCGCGAGCGCGCGGTCGTTCGACGGCGGCGCGAGCGTGACGCTGCCCGCGCCGCTCGACACGCCGGTGATGCTGCTGCGCGAAGGCCGCGCGCTGCCGCTGAACGTCGCGGCACAGCATTTCGGCGCGCGCGCCGACGCGCGCGGATTCCTGGTCGCGCCGCGTATCGAGGACGGCGTCGCGTACGGCGAATGCATCGAGGACGACGGCGAGACGGAAGCGTGGCGCGACGGCGAATACGGACTGTGGCGGATCGAGACCGGCCGCGAGGCGTCGGGCGTGCTCGGCGTGTCGGTCCGCTGGGACGGTCGACCGGCCCGACCGGCCGACCGCGTCGAGATCCTGCTGCCCGCATCGCTGCAAGGCCCGCTCGCCGTCCGCGGCGCGCGGGTCGAGCAGGACGCGCAGGACGGTGCATGGCGTCGCATCGTCGTCGCGTTCGATAGCTAACGGCGCACGCCGCACCGATCAGGCGGGCCGTTCGCGCGGCCCGCCGCCCGCCACAGAGGAGGTCTCCGAACCTCCCGCCCCCTTTTGAAGAGACATGGAGATCGACAATGAAAGCACCCGTCAACCGTTATGTAATCCTGATTTTATCGGCCGCGTCGCTCGGCGCGACCGCCGCCCACGCGCAGAGCAGCGTGACGCTGTACGGCGTCGTCGACGATTCGCTTGCCTACGTGAACAACCAGCAGGGCCGCTCGAACATCTACATGCGCGACGGCAACCTGTATGCGTCGAAGTTCGGGCTGCGCGGCGACGAGGATCTCGGCGGCGGCACGCACGCGATCTTCGACCTGCAGTCCGGCTTCAACCTGAACAACGGCGCGCAGGCCGCCGCCGGCACGATCTTCAATCGTCAGGCATTCGTCGGCCTGCGCAACGATCGCTACGGCACGCTGACGGCCGGCCGCCAGTACACGCCCTACTTCCTGCTCGTCGGCCCGTATGCGTCGAGCAGCTGGCTGACCGGCGCGACGGGCGCGCATCCGGGCGACATCGACGGCCTCGACACGACGATCCGCGTGAACAACTCGGTCACCTATACGTCGCCGACCTTCGCCGGGCTGACCGCAAGTGCGATGTACGCATTCGGCGGCATTGCCGGCGCGACCGGCAAGGGCAACACGTTCAGCGCGGCGCTGCGCTACGCGAACGGGCCGATCGGGATCGCGGCCGGCTACCTGCGCATCAACAGCTCGGGCTCGTCCGCGGGTTTCCTGAACCCGGGCACCGCGTCGTCGGGCAGCTTCGCGGTGTCCGTGCTGAACCAGGGTTACCTGACCGCGAAGGCCGTCGAACACGTCGCGGCGGCCGGCAACTACACGCTCGGCAACCTGACGATGGGCGTCAACTATTCGAACGTGAAGTACCTGCCCGGCAACGGTTCCGCATTCACCGACACGGCCGTGTTCAACACCTACGGCGCGCTCGCCGCATACCGCTTCACGCCGGCGTTCTCGGTGGCCGGCGCCCTCGCGTACACGCTCGCGTCGAAGGCGAACGGCGTCGCGAGCGCGGCCCGCTACCAGCAGTATTCGCTGAAGGAGTCGTACAGCCTGTCGAAGCGCACGACGCTCTATGCGCTGCAGGCGTATACGCATTCGAGCGGGCAGACGCTCGGCGCGCAAGGCGCCGGCCATATCATCGACGCGGCACCGATCGTCGGCGATTCGCAGCAGCTCACGCCGTCGACGACGCACGGCCAGTTCGTCGGCATGGCCGGGATCGCCGTCACGTTCTGAACCCGCGCGGCAGCGTCTTCAGCGCGCTGTCCGCGCCCCGGACGATGCGCATTGCGCGTGCGCCGTCCGGGCGCCCGAGGCCCGGCGTCCACCGGGCTTTTCGCATCCCTTCCACACGCCGCGCCAACCGCGCGGGTTTTCTCGATCTCCCCGATACCTTACAATTCGTCAGGTTTAGCTCTTCTGCATGCCCCTTCTTGCAGTCCTGACACCGCGGTACACTCGACGCACGCCGTATCAGGGTCCGACGCGCCACGTGCGCGCCGGGCGGCGTCGCGCCTCGTTGCGCCCACAACTGGATGCCCGTCATGCCAGATTCCCGTCCCTCGCCCCGCACGACATTCAAGCCGCAGGTCGTCCTGCCCGCGCTCGCGGTGATCGGCGCGCTGCTCGCCGTGTGCGCGCTAGTCCCGAGCGAAGCCGGCGCGCTGTTCTCCGCCGGCCAGCAATGGGTCATCGCGCGCTTCGACTGGTTCTACGTGCTGGCCGTCACCGGCTTCCTCGTGTTTCTCGTGCTGATCGCCGCCAGCGACTTCGGCAACATCCGCCTCGGCCCCGACGACGCCGAACCCGAATTCAGCTTCGTATCGTGGACGGCGATGCTGTTCGCGGCCGGCATGGGCATCGGGCTCATGTACTTCGGCGTCGGCGAGCCGATGCAGCACTTCCTGAAACCGCCGACCGTCGACCCCGGCACGCCCGCCGCCGCGCGCGAGGCGATGCTGATGACCTTCTTCCACTGGGGCTTCCATGCGTGGGCGATCTA
Encoded here:
- a CDS encoding isoaspartyl peptidase/L-asparaginase family protein — protein: MTSPAIVAIHGGAGTILRDAMDTDTERRYRAELTAILQAAQQVLADGGSALDAVTVAVRMLEDCPLFNAGRGAVYTAEGKHELDAAIMDGATLDAGAICCATRVRNPVLAARRVMESSEHVLFAGAGADAFAAAQGLELAEPGYFATEARHAQWLKARTAAGAMLDHDAATFAFGTSQPQPQPQPAEPLDPDRKHGTVGAVACDLHGHIAAATSTGGITNKQPGRVGDSPIIGAGCYADDATCAVSSTGTGEMFIRLATAHDVAAQIAYRGASLADAAHDVVMNKLSRLAGRGGIVAVDAHGNVAMPFNTEGMYRGYARVGEAPVVGIYRDDAA
- a CDS encoding MurR/RpiR family transcriptional regulator → MTPLVPHNASHDEAAIAERIASAMPLMTPIHRRMGEFVLANPFRAATMRIDELAQAVNASIATANRFAKALGFDGYPAMRAALVRGFEATLGPVERLRSAQEQEPGVRGAAWIDAVFDQAAANIENTRAQLDAADVEAAVEAIVGARRVLILGAGSSAFLAGLMEHGLSVCHDSVQSLALLGGPSHAARRLYTADSRDLVIALAFPRYVKDTIELARRAAARGARVLGISDGPESPLAPIASLNLYVKAERRFAATSEAAVLTMIEALIDAVALRTHRSAKSAAEMTEFLLPWLVQPQAALSAANPSSTRPKKS
- a CDS encoding MFS transporter → MKTVKALRWWIIVLVCLGTILNYLARNSLAVLAPELKQVFAISTQQYSYIVGAFQIGYTIMQPVCGFIVDLIGLRLGFALFAMLWSVVGVAHGFASGWLSLGILRGFLGLFEAAAIPSGMKAVAEWFPDREKSVAVGYFNAGTSLGAAIAPPLVVFISMRFGWQSAFMVTGALGFVWAALWYTQYRSPADHPRITPQERALIRDGQATMPPVSKRRIRDVVTARRFWAIALPRFFAEPAWQTFSFWIPLYLATERHMPLAQIAIFAWMPFLAADAGGIAGGYLSPYLANRFKLPLVWSRVAGVALGAVLMLGPAMIGLVSSPYTAIALFCVGGFAHQMISALVNTLSADVFDSEEVGTASGFAGMAAWIGGLGFSLLVGALADKIGYAPLFACLGLFDIIGVTLLAVLIRGQSKQERLLARHA
- a CDS encoding glycoside hydrolase family 31 protein, which codes for MTSLLHPPVFRVAGRHANRLLLASDSGATLEIFVLEDDIVRVRVLPDATARNPRTWSIAPGLDDVPLDGRDRLDLDGFALPSYGVVEDDDGLCIETAQIRLAVRWQGGHCTWSMRGADGAWRVALADRATQAYNFGWWDDRAYHYVARERGDKVFGLGERAGDLDRTGARFEMRNIDAMGYSAKHTDPLYKHIPFYITWSPAACQGFGLFYDTLSDCSFDMGRELDNYHGPYRYFVAEHGDLDYYFIASPDTPLAAARRFTWLTGRPARTPKWGLGYSGSTMSYTDAPDAQQQMNQFVEQCDTHDILCDSFHLSSGYTSIGAKRYVFNWNRDKFPDAKGFVKHYRDHGIRLCANIKPCLLRDHPAFDEAAKRGLLIRSASGEPAWVQFWDEVGAYLDFTQPDAYRWWREQVTSALLEYGIESTWNDNNEYEIWSPDAIAHGFGQPFPAHEAKVLQTMLMMRASRDAQRAHAPAQRPFLVSRSGGAGMQRYVQTWSGDNTTSWETLRYNLKMGLGLALSGVSNIGHDIGGFSGPAPSPELLLRWVQFGIFMPRFSIHSWNDDGTVNEPWMYPEIAAQVASLIKQRYRLLPYLYHLLWLSTTRYEPVLRPTFADFPGDARCYDECDDMMLGDALLVAPVVDPGRTERTVYLPSGARWMCCASARSFDGGASVTLPAPLDTPVMLLREGRALPLNVAAQHFGARADARGFLVAPRIEDGVAYGECIEDDGETEAWRDGEYGLWRIETGREASGVLGVSVRWDGRPARPADRVEILLPASLQGPLAVRGARVEQDAQDGAWRRIVVAFDS
- a CDS encoding porin, which produces MKAPVNRYVILILSAASLGATAAHAQSSVTLYGVVDDSLAYVNNQQGRSNIYMRDGNLYASKFGLRGDEDLGGGTHAIFDLQSGFNLNNGAQAAAGTIFNRQAFVGLRNDRYGTLTAGRQYTPYFLLVGPYASSSWLTGATGAHPGDIDGLDTTIRVNNSVTYTSPTFAGLTASAMYAFGGIAGATGKGNTFSAALRYANGPIGIAAGYLRINSSGSSAGFLNPGTASSGSFAVSVLNQGYLTAKAVEHVAAAGNYTLGNLTMGVNYSNVKYLPGNGSAFTDTAVFNTYGALAAYRFTPAFSVAGALAYTLASKANGVASAARYQQYSLKESYSLSKRTTLYALQAYTHSSGQTLGAQGAGHIIDAAPIVGDSQQLTPSTTHGQFVGMAGIAVTF